From Daucus carota subsp. sativus chromosome 6, DH1 v3.0, whole genome shotgun sequence, the proteins below share one genomic window:
- the LOC108225662 gene encoding MMS19 nucleotide excision repair protein homolog isoform X2 yields MLAFHIVEVLVHLYPDPTGPLASFATDLFENLSCYFPIHFTHPKGEDIDVKKEELSRTLMVAFASTPLFEPFAIPLLLEKLSSSLPLAKVESLKYLSYCSDKYGAARMAKHVKVIWSALKDIIYTSPESVLLLESEIVDGMSFQESHTVTEALILLQKVFCQNSDLLIDLIVIDEDIKKTVDSIYQFKEYTGIPLADKQRLHAVGSILYFSAKSSIGSCNRVFEAFFPCLINALGISAENSVALLSSPCNFGATYLCVELLAGCRALVVRTKGNATSNVIVQEAWCDILCTYSTSLTKLFSFTLITGVDGSTQNACLHSGVKGLQILATFPGDFSPISKSVYESILLKLISVVTGNCKDAFLWKLALKALVEVGSFVDKSEDTEKAQSFNAIVVDKIASFMLCDDLSMPLPLKLEIISSIGTTGLSYMQKFLQGLECSLLASLSGVYVRGDPENLEIATSLLECYSCDVLPWFDSIGGQEEVQFHFALTIWGQIGNILSFCASSQEQKLLSAAMTAMQYAVGRCLAENQTVIIDRAFGILLSTTSLPINDLMDEITSVKVEGYKSNDDLGCMSCREKWIISLFASVVAALRPQAHIANVKVILRLFLTTQLSGHVPSAQALGSIINKLPVKVENMDASNVFSLEDAIDLIFSSRVWSLCNEGPTNCSVARNNNETSIRNNLLIQSHAIEGLAWIGKGLLMRGHEKVKDLIVTLLSCLLSNHSEGSLPCTEQEFLCVMRSAADAFHILVSDSEACLNKRLHATIRPLYKQRLFSIVLPIILSLISKADSSIQRAMLYRAFANVVSGTPLSAVLSEAKKLIPILVDSLFVLSEDILNKDIVYCILLVLSGIMTDKKRSEVVEENAHIIVRRLIALMSYPHMMVIRETAIQCLTAMSELPHARIYPMRTQVLLSLLKTLDDPKRAVRLEAVKCRQAWASIA; encoded by the exons ATGCTTGCATTCCATATTGTGGAAGTTCTGGTGCATTTATATCCAGATCCAACTGGCCCACTTGCAAGTTTTGCCACAgacctttttgagaatttgagcTGTTACTTTCCCATTCATTTTACACAT CCAAAGGGGGAAGATATTGATGTGAAGAAAGAAGAGCTTTCAAGGACATTGATG GTGGCATTTGCTTCCACTCCTCTGTTTGAGCCATTTGCCATTCCGCTGCTTCTTGAAAAGCTTTCTTCTTCTTTGCCACTAGCAAAG GTAGAATCCTTGAAGTATCTTAGTTATTGTAGTGATAAGTACGGGGCAGCTAGAATGGCAAAACATGTTAAAGTTATTTGGTCTGCATTGAAAGATATTATCTATACCTCACCAGAATCCGTCTTACTCTTGGAATCAGAAATAGTCGATGGCATGAGCTTTCAAGAAAGTCATACGGTGACGGAAGCCCTTATACTTCTACAAAAGGTTTTTTGCCAAAACAGCGATCTTCTCATAGATTTAATTGTTATTGatgaagatataaaaaaaactgtAGACAGCATTTATCAGTTCAAGGAATATACTGGTATTCCTTTGGCAGACAAGCAAAGATTACATGCAGTTGGTTCTATATTGTATTTCTCTGCCAAATCTTCCATTGGTTCCTGCAACAGAGTTTTTGAAGCTTTCTTTCCATGCTTAATCAATGCCCTTGGGATTTCAGCTGAAAACTCAGTCGCTCTCCTTTCTTCACCATGCAATTTTGGAGCAACTTATCTCTGCGTTGAACTCCTTGCTGGCTGTCGAGCTTTGGTTGTTAGAACAAAAGGAAATGCTACAAGTAATGTCATAGTACAGGAGGCATGGTGCGATATATTATGTACTTACAGTACTTCATTAACCAAACTATTTAGCTTCACCCTCATCACAGGGGTGGATGGGAGTACTCAGAATGCTTGTTTACACTCTGGAG TCAAAGGCCTCCAAATATTGGCTACATTTCCTGGAGACTTCTCTCCGATATCTAAATCAGTATATGAGAGTATTTTGTTAAAGTTGATATCTGTAGTTACTGGGAATTGTAAGGATGCTTTCTTGTGGAAACTGGCATTGAAGGCACTAGTGGAAGTTGGTTCCTTTGTTGATAAATCTGAAGACACTGAGAAGGCGCAAAGCTTTAATGCCATTGTTGTAGATAAAATTGCTTCATTCATGCTTTGTGATGATCTTTCTATGCCTTTACCACTGAAGCTTGAAATTATTTCTAGCATCGGCACAACTGGGCTGAGTTACATGCAAAAGTTTCTTCAGGGCTTGGAGTGTTCTTTATTGGCTAGTTTATCCGGAGTTTAT GTTAGAGGTGATCCGGAGAATCTTGAAATAGCAACATCTCTTTTGGAATGTTATTCCTGCGATGTGTTACCATG GTTTGACAGTATTGGAGGTCAAGAGGAAGTCCAGTTTCACTTCGCGCTTACTATATGGGGCCAAATTGGAAATATTTTGTCTTTCTGCGCTAGTTCTCAGGAACAG AAGCTACTTTCTGCAGCAATGACAGCCATGCAGTACGCTGTTGGACGATGTTTGGCGGAAAATCAGACAGTAATCATCGATAGAGCTTTTGGCATACTTTTGTCTACTACCTCTTTACCTATAAACGATCTGATGGATGAAATTACTTCGGTTAAAGTAGAAGGTTATAAATCCAATGATGACCTGGGCTGTATGTCTTGTAGAGAGAAATGGATAATTTCTCTATTTGCTTCAGTAGTTGCAGCGCTTCGCCCTCAAGCACACATTGCAAATGTGAAAGTGATATTGCGGTTGTTCCTGACTACACAGCTATCTGGTCATGTACCCTCAGCTCAGGCATTGGGCTCTATAATTAATAAACTACCTGTAAAAGTTGAGAACATGGATGCTTCAAATGTTTTTAGTCTTGAAGATGCAATTGATTTGATATTTAGCAGTAGAGTATGGAGTTTGTGTAATGAAGGTCCAACTAATTGCTCAGTGGCTAGAAATAATAATGAGACAAGTATTAGAAACAATCTCTTGATTCAAAGTCATGCTATTGAAGGATTAGCCTGGATAGGGAAAGGATTGCTCATGCGAGGTCATGAAAAGGTGAAAGATCTTATAGTGACATTGTTGAGTTGTTTACTATCTAATCACAGTGAGGGGAGCCTGCCATGTACGGAACAGGAATTTCTCTGTGTTATGAGGTCTGCAGCAGATGCATTTCATATACTTGTTAGTGATTCTGAAGCTTGTTTAAATAAAAGGCTACATGCAACGATAAGGCCACTCTATAAGCAACGTCTTTTCAGTATTGTACTGCCCATTATACTATCTTTAATATCAAAAGCTGATTCATCAATCCAAAG AGCCATGCTGTACCGAGCATTTGCTAATGTCGTATCTGGTACTCCACTCAGTgctgttttgagtgaagcaaagAAG CTCATCCCCATTCTTGTCGACAGCTTGTTTGTGTTGAGTGAGGACATTTTGAATAAGGATATAGTTTACTGTATCTTACTGGTCTTATCTGGAATCATGACGGATAAAAAAC GATCAGAAGTTGTAGAAGAGAATGCACATATCATTGTCAGACGCCTTATTGCACTCATGTCTTACCCCCATATGATG GTGATACGAGAGACAGCGATTCAATGTCTTACTGCCATGTCTGAGTTGCCTCATGCAAGAATATATCCGATGCGGACTCAG GTTCTGTTGTCTCTATTAAAAACTCTTGATGATCCAAAGAGGGCTGTTCGTCTAGAAGCAGTGAAATGTCGCCAGGCTTG GGCATCTATTGCTTGA
- the LOC108224836 gene encoding uncharacterized protein LOC108224836 isoform X1, whose product MQKETTVKLGHAQGPPARRDASKMPKTSQSGYKSKSKSKLKSARKPLREVVNGVKIKPSATLNQPSLNKHKIAIDDNNQEDESLDRLLLIHSDLSSLLHQIDDLVGKAIRLKATNKNDIKEIESFAHVLSEMQNSLKPWVPRFQQSISSSSLESNNQLEKSLAGKTVDAAVDDVVGSPAQSNWDLLVSPSPLVSWRAGCTNEASRQLFLLTPLPKGAISKLRGPSKPATENSRSNTNANVRAAPPTHFVISKDTKNDLVEGVTAKSTPYQVPDCSVICTETTIKGKFKSPEKHSKIGCSVVAMTPCREVSPPKSCKLLEPISEFTNKKVRGARASTPFPTGLRKFSDSDDDPDSSSGEAPGHLISKYPELVGIKLAHQFGNGRKLVEASPVWCMSPPKTCIVMEPPEGKTLSTTTSLEFPTTTYSPCGKTKKEFEYHGNTKKESESLNDGLAATEDTPLCKLPGSIIRTGKRPGENTLKRELWTKFEAATTSGHRFGEPLCQDAANKGFLDLLEEVSSGEETDAAAQFIR is encoded by the exons atgCAGAAAGAAACGACGGTGAAATTAGGTCACGCCCAAGGCCCTCCGGCGAGAAGAGACGCCTCCAAAATGCCAAAAACTTCGCAGAGCGgctacaaatccaaatccaaatcgaAACTGAAATCTGCTCGCAAGCCGTTACGAGAAGTCGTTAACGGCGTCAAAATCAAACCCTCAGCGACACTCAATCAGCCATcactaaacaaacacaaaattgcAATTGATGATAATAACCAAGAGGATGAGTCTTTGGATCGTCTTCTGCTGATTCATTCAGATCTATCTTCCCTGCTTCATCAG ATTGATGACCTTGTTGGAAAAGCAATCAGACTCAAAGCAACGAATAAGAATGACATAAAGGAAATAGAATCGTTTGCACACGTCTTGTCTGAGATGCAAAACTCATTAAAG CCATGGGTGCCTAGATTCCAGCAATCTATTTCAAGTTCTTCCTTGGAGTCTAATAATCAGTTGGAAAAGTCACTCGCTGGCAAGACGGTTGATGCTGCTGTGGATGATGTTGTTGGGAGCCCAGCTCAAAGTAACTGGGATTTACTAGTTTCTCCTTCTCCCCTTGTGTCTTGGCGTGCTGGCTGCACTAATGAGGCTAGCAGACAATTATTTTTGCTTACACCTCTTCCTAAGGGTGCAATTTCCAAACTCCGGGGACCATCCAAGCCTGCAACAGAAAATTCAAGAAGTAATACGAATGCCAATGTTAGAGCTGCTCCCCCAACACACTTTGTTATTTCAAAAGATACGAAAAATGATTTGGTTGAAGGTGTGACTGCAAAGTCAACTCCATATCAAGTTCCTGATTGCAGTGTGATTTGTACTGAAACTACTATAAAAGGCAAGTTCAAGTCTCCGGAAAAGCATTCAAAGATAGGTTGCTCTGTGGTTGCTATGACTCCTTGTCGGGAAGTATCACCTCCCAAGTCCTGTAAATTGCTTGAACCTATTTCTGAGTTCACTAACAAAAAGGTTCGTGGAGCTCGTGCATCGACCCCGTTTCCCACTGGACTTCGTAAGttctctgattctgatgatgatCCTGATTCCTCAAGTGGTGAAGCTCCTGGGCATCTAATATCAAAATATCCAGAGCTTGTTGGGATTAAACTAGCTCATCAATTTGGAAATGGAAGGAAACTCGTTGAAGCATCACCGGTGTGGTGCATGTCGCCTCCTAAAACATGCATTGTGATGGAGCCACCAGAGGGCAAGACGCTAAGTACCACTACCAGTTTGGAGTTTCCAACAACAACATATTCCCCATGTggaaaaacaaagaaagaatTTGAATACCATGGTAATACCAAGAAAGAATCAGAAA GCCTTAATGATGGTTTGGCAGCGACTGAAGATACTCCCTTGTGTAAGTTGCCTGGAAGCATAATTCGAACTGGAAAGCGCCCTGGTGAAAACACTCTAAAGAGGGAGTTATGGACAAAGTTTGAAGCAGCAACTACGAGTGGACATCGGTTCGGTGAACCTCTTTGCCAAGATGCTGCCAATAAAGGATTTCTTGATCTCTTAGAAGAGGTCTCTTCTGGCGAAGAGACAGATGCAGCAGCACAATTTATTAGATGA
- the LOC108225662 gene encoding MMS19 nucleotide excision repair protein homolog isoform X1 has product MADSTHCVKLIESFVDSSSTPAQQAASIDAIAALVKNDMLTLESLVREMAMYLTTTDSFLRARGTLLLGELLACLASKPLESETVLSLIGFFTERLADWKALHGALIGCLALLRRKGNVGVVSSSKALAVAQSYLQNVQVQSLRQSDRKLCFELLGCLLERYPDDIVHLDDVLIPGICESIDGEKDPECLMLAFHIVEVLVHLYPDPTGPLASFATDLFENLSCYFPIHFTHPKGEDIDVKKEELSRTLMVAFASTPLFEPFAIPLLLEKLSSSLPLAKVESLKYLSYCSDKYGAARMAKHVKVIWSALKDIIYTSPESVLLLESEIVDGMSFQESHTVTEALILLQKVFCQNSDLLIDLIVIDEDIKKTVDSIYQFKEYTGIPLADKQRLHAVGSILYFSAKSSIGSCNRVFEAFFPCLINALGISAENSVALLSSPCNFGATYLCVELLAGCRALVVRTKGNATSNVIVQEAWCDILCTYSTSLTKLFSFTLITGVDGSTQNACLHSGVKGLQILATFPGDFSPISKSVYESILLKLISVVTGNCKDAFLWKLALKALVEVGSFVDKSEDTEKAQSFNAIVVDKIASFMLCDDLSMPLPLKLEIISSIGTTGLSYMQKFLQGLECSLLASLSGVYVRGDPENLEIATSLLECYSCDVLPWFDSIGGQEEVQFHFALTIWGQIGNILSFCASSQEQKLLSAAMTAMQYAVGRCLAENQTVIIDRAFGILLSTTSLPINDLMDEITSVKVEGYKSNDDLGCMSCREKWIISLFASVVAALRPQAHIANVKVILRLFLTTQLSGHVPSAQALGSIINKLPVKVENMDASNVFSLEDAIDLIFSSRVWSLCNEGPTNCSVARNNNETSIRNNLLIQSHAIEGLAWIGKGLLMRGHEKVKDLIVTLLSCLLSNHSEGSLPCTEQEFLCVMRSAADAFHILVSDSEACLNKRLHATIRPLYKQRLFSIVLPIILSLISKADSSIQRAMLYRAFANVVSGTPLSAVLSEAKKLIPILVDSLFVLSEDILNKDIVYCILLVLSGIMTDKKRSEVVEENAHIIVRRLIALMSYPHMMVIRETAIQCLTAMSELPHARIYPMRTQVLLSLLKTLDDPKRAVRLEAVKCRQAWASIA; this is encoded by the exons ATGGCGGATTCGACTCACTGTGTTAAGCTCATCGAATCGTTCGTTGACTCTTCCAGCACTCCAGCTCAGCAG GCTGCAAGTATAGATGCAATTGCAGCTCTAGTGAAGAATGATATGTTAACATTGGAATCATTG GTTAGAGAGATGGCAATGTATTTGACAACCACAGACAGCTTTCTTCGTGCCAGAG GTACTCTCCTTCTTGGAGAATTGCTAGCTTGTCTAGCATCTAAGCCATTGGAAAGTGAAACGGTGCTTAGTTTGATAGGATTCTTCACTGAAAGGCTG GCAGATTGGAAAGCTTTGCACGGTGCCCTTATTGGTTGCTTGGCCTTATTGAGGAGGAAAGGAAATGTTGGTGTAGTCAGCAGCAGTAAAGCACTAGCAGTTGCTCAGTCTTATCTGCAAAATGTACAAGTTCAGTCATTAAGACAATCAGACAGGAAG CTTTGTTTTGAACTTCTAGGATGCCTTTTGGAGCGCTATCCTGATGATATAGTACATCTG gaTGATGTACTTATACCTGGAATTTGTGAATCTATTGATGGAGAAAAGGATCCTGAATGTCTAATGCTTGCATTCCATATTGTGGAAGTTCTGGTGCATTTATATCCAGATCCAACTGGCCCACTTGCAAGTTTTGCCACAgacctttttgagaatttgagcTGTTACTTTCCCATTCATTTTACACAT CCAAAGGGGGAAGATATTGATGTGAAGAAAGAAGAGCTTTCAAGGACATTGATG GTGGCATTTGCTTCCACTCCTCTGTTTGAGCCATTTGCCATTCCGCTGCTTCTTGAAAAGCTTTCTTCTTCTTTGCCACTAGCAAAG GTAGAATCCTTGAAGTATCTTAGTTATTGTAGTGATAAGTACGGGGCAGCTAGAATGGCAAAACATGTTAAAGTTATTTGGTCTGCATTGAAAGATATTATCTATACCTCACCAGAATCCGTCTTACTCTTGGAATCAGAAATAGTCGATGGCATGAGCTTTCAAGAAAGTCATACGGTGACGGAAGCCCTTATACTTCTACAAAAGGTTTTTTGCCAAAACAGCGATCTTCTCATAGATTTAATTGTTATTGatgaagatataaaaaaaactgtAGACAGCATTTATCAGTTCAAGGAATATACTGGTATTCCTTTGGCAGACAAGCAAAGATTACATGCAGTTGGTTCTATATTGTATTTCTCTGCCAAATCTTCCATTGGTTCCTGCAACAGAGTTTTTGAAGCTTTCTTTCCATGCTTAATCAATGCCCTTGGGATTTCAGCTGAAAACTCAGTCGCTCTCCTTTCTTCACCATGCAATTTTGGAGCAACTTATCTCTGCGTTGAACTCCTTGCTGGCTGTCGAGCTTTGGTTGTTAGAACAAAAGGAAATGCTACAAGTAATGTCATAGTACAGGAGGCATGGTGCGATATATTATGTACTTACAGTACTTCATTAACCAAACTATTTAGCTTCACCCTCATCACAGGGGTGGATGGGAGTACTCAGAATGCTTGTTTACACTCTGGAG TCAAAGGCCTCCAAATATTGGCTACATTTCCTGGAGACTTCTCTCCGATATCTAAATCAGTATATGAGAGTATTTTGTTAAAGTTGATATCTGTAGTTACTGGGAATTGTAAGGATGCTTTCTTGTGGAAACTGGCATTGAAGGCACTAGTGGAAGTTGGTTCCTTTGTTGATAAATCTGAAGACACTGAGAAGGCGCAAAGCTTTAATGCCATTGTTGTAGATAAAATTGCTTCATTCATGCTTTGTGATGATCTTTCTATGCCTTTACCACTGAAGCTTGAAATTATTTCTAGCATCGGCACAACTGGGCTGAGTTACATGCAAAAGTTTCTTCAGGGCTTGGAGTGTTCTTTATTGGCTAGTTTATCCGGAGTTTAT GTTAGAGGTGATCCGGAGAATCTTGAAATAGCAACATCTCTTTTGGAATGTTATTCCTGCGATGTGTTACCATG GTTTGACAGTATTGGAGGTCAAGAGGAAGTCCAGTTTCACTTCGCGCTTACTATATGGGGCCAAATTGGAAATATTTTGTCTTTCTGCGCTAGTTCTCAGGAACAG AAGCTACTTTCTGCAGCAATGACAGCCATGCAGTACGCTGTTGGACGATGTTTGGCGGAAAATCAGACAGTAATCATCGATAGAGCTTTTGGCATACTTTTGTCTACTACCTCTTTACCTATAAACGATCTGATGGATGAAATTACTTCGGTTAAAGTAGAAGGTTATAAATCCAATGATGACCTGGGCTGTATGTCTTGTAGAGAGAAATGGATAATTTCTCTATTTGCTTCAGTAGTTGCAGCGCTTCGCCCTCAAGCACACATTGCAAATGTGAAAGTGATATTGCGGTTGTTCCTGACTACACAGCTATCTGGTCATGTACCCTCAGCTCAGGCATTGGGCTCTATAATTAATAAACTACCTGTAAAAGTTGAGAACATGGATGCTTCAAATGTTTTTAGTCTTGAAGATGCAATTGATTTGATATTTAGCAGTAGAGTATGGAGTTTGTGTAATGAAGGTCCAACTAATTGCTCAGTGGCTAGAAATAATAATGAGACAAGTATTAGAAACAATCTCTTGATTCAAAGTCATGCTATTGAAGGATTAGCCTGGATAGGGAAAGGATTGCTCATGCGAGGTCATGAAAAGGTGAAAGATCTTATAGTGACATTGTTGAGTTGTTTACTATCTAATCACAGTGAGGGGAGCCTGCCATGTACGGAACAGGAATTTCTCTGTGTTATGAGGTCTGCAGCAGATGCATTTCATATACTTGTTAGTGATTCTGAAGCTTGTTTAAATAAAAGGCTACATGCAACGATAAGGCCACTCTATAAGCAACGTCTTTTCAGTATTGTACTGCCCATTATACTATCTTTAATATCAAAAGCTGATTCATCAATCCAAAG AGCCATGCTGTACCGAGCATTTGCTAATGTCGTATCTGGTACTCCACTCAGTgctgttttgagtgaagcaaagAAG CTCATCCCCATTCTTGTCGACAGCTTGTTTGTGTTGAGTGAGGACATTTTGAATAAGGATATAGTTTACTGTATCTTACTGGTCTTATCTGGAATCATGACGGATAAAAAAC GATCAGAAGTTGTAGAAGAGAATGCACATATCATTGTCAGACGCCTTATTGCACTCATGTCTTACCCCCATATGATG GTGATACGAGAGACAGCGATTCAATGTCTTACTGCCATGTCTGAGTTGCCTCATGCAAGAATATATCCGATGCGGACTCAG GTTCTGTTGTCTCTATTAAAAACTCTTGATGATCCAAAGAGGGCTGTTCGTCTAGAAGCAGTGAAATGTCGCCAGGCTTG GGCATCTATTGCTTGA
- the LOC108224836 gene encoding uncharacterized protein LOC108224836 isoform X2 codes for MQKETTVKLGHAQGPPARRDASKMPKTSQSGYKSKSKSKLKSARKPLREVVNGVKIKPSATLNQPSLNKHKIAIDDNNQEDESLDRLLLIHSDLSSLLHQIDDLVGKAIRLKATNKNDIKEIESFAHVLSEMQNSLKPWVPRFQQSISSSSLESNNQLEKSLAGKTVDAAVDDVVGSPAQSNWDLLVSPSPLVSWRAGCTNEASRQLFLLTPLPKGAISKLRGPSKPATENSRSNTNANVRAAPPTHFVISKDTKNDLVEGVTAKSTPYQVPDCSVICTETTIKGKFKSPEKHSKIGCSVVAMTPCREVSPPKSCKLLEPISEFTNKKVRGARASTPFPTGLRKFSDSDDDPDSSSGEAPGHLISKYPELVGIKLAHQFGNGRKLVEASPVWCMSPPKTCIVMEPPEGKTLSTTTSLEFPTTTYSPCGKTKKEFEYHGLNDGLAATEDTPLCKLPGSIIRTGKRPGENTLKRELWTKFEAATTSGHRFGEPLCQDAANKGFLDLLEEVSSGEETDAAAQFIR; via the exons atgCAGAAAGAAACGACGGTGAAATTAGGTCACGCCCAAGGCCCTCCGGCGAGAAGAGACGCCTCCAAAATGCCAAAAACTTCGCAGAGCGgctacaaatccaaatccaaatcgaAACTGAAATCTGCTCGCAAGCCGTTACGAGAAGTCGTTAACGGCGTCAAAATCAAACCCTCAGCGACACTCAATCAGCCATcactaaacaaacacaaaattgcAATTGATGATAATAACCAAGAGGATGAGTCTTTGGATCGTCTTCTGCTGATTCATTCAGATCTATCTTCCCTGCTTCATCAG ATTGATGACCTTGTTGGAAAAGCAATCAGACTCAAAGCAACGAATAAGAATGACATAAAGGAAATAGAATCGTTTGCACACGTCTTGTCTGAGATGCAAAACTCATTAAAG CCATGGGTGCCTAGATTCCAGCAATCTATTTCAAGTTCTTCCTTGGAGTCTAATAATCAGTTGGAAAAGTCACTCGCTGGCAAGACGGTTGATGCTGCTGTGGATGATGTTGTTGGGAGCCCAGCTCAAAGTAACTGGGATTTACTAGTTTCTCCTTCTCCCCTTGTGTCTTGGCGTGCTGGCTGCACTAATGAGGCTAGCAGACAATTATTTTTGCTTACACCTCTTCCTAAGGGTGCAATTTCCAAACTCCGGGGACCATCCAAGCCTGCAACAGAAAATTCAAGAAGTAATACGAATGCCAATGTTAGAGCTGCTCCCCCAACACACTTTGTTATTTCAAAAGATACGAAAAATGATTTGGTTGAAGGTGTGACTGCAAAGTCAACTCCATATCAAGTTCCTGATTGCAGTGTGATTTGTACTGAAACTACTATAAAAGGCAAGTTCAAGTCTCCGGAAAAGCATTCAAAGATAGGTTGCTCTGTGGTTGCTATGACTCCTTGTCGGGAAGTATCACCTCCCAAGTCCTGTAAATTGCTTGAACCTATTTCTGAGTTCACTAACAAAAAGGTTCGTGGAGCTCGTGCATCGACCCCGTTTCCCACTGGACTTCGTAAGttctctgattctgatgatgatCCTGATTCCTCAAGTGGTGAAGCTCCTGGGCATCTAATATCAAAATATCCAGAGCTTGTTGGGATTAAACTAGCTCATCAATTTGGAAATGGAAGGAAACTCGTTGAAGCATCACCGGTGTGGTGCATGTCGCCTCCTAAAACATGCATTGTGATGGAGCCACCAGAGGGCAAGACGCTAAGTACCACTACCAGTTTGGAGTTTCCAACAACAACATATTCCCCATGTggaaaaacaaagaaagaatTTGAATACCATG GCCTTAATGATGGTTTGGCAGCGACTGAAGATACTCCCTTGTGTAAGTTGCCTGGAAGCATAATTCGAACTGGAAAGCGCCCTGGTGAAAACACTCTAAAGAGGGAGTTATGGACAAAGTTTGAAGCAGCAACTACGAGTGGACATCGGTTCGGTGAACCTCTTTGCCAAGATGCTGCCAATAAAGGATTTCTTGATCTCTTAGAAGAGGTCTCTTCTGGCGAAGAGACAGATGCAGCAGCACAATTTATTAGATGA